A genomic window from Salvia miltiorrhiza cultivar Shanhuang (shh) chromosome 5, IMPLAD_Smil_shh, whole genome shotgun sequence includes:
- the LOC130986497 gene encoding nudix hydrolase 25: MEGLPSGYRPNVGVCLINDDNMVFVASRLNVPGAWQMPQGGIEEGEEPRSAAIRELREETGVVSAEVIDEVPEWLTYDFPPAVKSKVNRLWGGEWHGQAQKWFLMRLTAEESEINLANGETDPEFSEWKWATPEEVIEQAVDYKRPTYEEVMKTFQPYFTSGKATKCYSTKW, encoded by the exons ATGGAGGGTCTGCCCTCTGGTTATCGCCCTAACGTTGGAGTTTGTCTCATCAATGATGATAATATG GTGTTTGTGGCGTCTAGACTGAATGTTCCTGGAGCATGGCAGATGCCTCAG GGTGGTATTGAAGAAGGAGAGGAACCAAGGTCTGCAGCAATCAGAGAATTGAGGGAAGAAACTGGAGTAGTGTCTGCTGAAGTAATAGACGAG GTTCCAGAATGGTTGACGTATGACTTCCCTCCGGCTGTAAAGTCGAAAGTGAATCGACTCTGGGGTGGAGAATGGCACGGGCAGGCCCAAAAGTG GTTTCTGATGAGATTGACAGCAGAAGAGAGTGAAATCAATTTAGCAAATGGTGAAACAGATCCAGAATTCTCAGAATGGAAATGGGCTACCCCTGAAGAAGTCATCGAGCAG GCAGTGGACTACAAGAGGCCGACATACGAGGAAGTCATGAAAACCTTCCAGCCTTATTTCACTTCTGGAAAAGCTACAAAGTGCTACTCAACTAAATGGTGA